A genomic segment from Lasioglossum baleicum chromosome 5, iyLasBale1, whole genome shotgun sequence encodes:
- the LOC143209213 gene encoding serine/threonine-protein kinase 32A — MGAIQSTRNLPTPGEEVNFDHFQILRAIGKGSFGKVCIVQKRDRAGNMYAMKYVHKGECAERGALKNVAREVEILSQLEHPCLVNLWFSFQDEEDLFMVSDLLLGGDLRYHIQQEVVFTERSVILFVAEIALALDYLQSHKIVHRDIKPDNILLDEEGHAHVTDFNIATVLEYGELATSMSGTKPYIAPEIYMCSCEEFGVLGYGFAVDWWSLGILAWETLAGDRPYPLHSTTSHREALRILQEERHTPSGWSSQIRDLLERLLTVAPGARVSTLKELKQVSIMRELDFEKVLNKQIKPAFTPPKDHLNCDPTFELEEMIIETKPLHKKKKRLAKQRSLKVEHPPEDSLALAEGAGPSMDLRRLAFIPEYRAYNRERELERQERERKEKQWEEELNTAMLGAEERLRTKQQPQQRTGNRLTVSTANVKTRISSSPRQGRRASTATSSDIDYIDASPEPSTS; from the exons ATGGGCGCCATCCAGTCGACTCGGAATCTGCCTACCCCCGGCGAAGAAG TGAATTTCGACCACTTCCAAATCCTGCGCGCCATCGGGAAGGGCAGCTTCGGCAAG GTGTGCATAGTGCAGAAGCGGGATCGCGCCGGAAACATGTACGCGATGAAGTACGTCCACAAGGGTGAGTGCGCCGAGAGGGGTGCACTGAAGAACGTCGCGAGGGAAGTCGAGATCCTCTCGCAACTCGAACACCCCTGTCTCGTTAACCTGTGGTTCAGCTTCCAAG ACGAAGAGGACCTGTTTATGGTGTCAGACTTGCTTCTCGGCGGTGACCTGCGTTACCATATCCAACAGGAAGTGGTGTTCACAGAGAGAAGTGTGATCCTCTTCGTCGCCGAAATCGCATTGGCCCTGGACTATCTGCAGAGCCACAAAATTGTCCACCGTGACATCAAACCGGACAACATCCTGCTGGACGAGGAAG GACACGCGCACGTAACGGACTTCAACATCGCGACGGTCCTGGAGTACGGCGAATTAGCGACGTCCATGTCAGGAACAAAACCGTACATAG CTCCTGAAATCTACATGTGTTCTTGCGAAGAGTTTGGTGTTCTCGGCTACGGTTTCGCAGTGGACTGGTGGAGTCTGGGAATTCTGGCTTGGGAGACGCTTGCAGGGGATCGTCCTTATCCTTTACACTCCACCACGTCGCACAGAGAAGCTCTGCGAATCTTGCAG GAGGAAAGGCATACGCCATCCGGTTGGAGCTCCCAGATACGCGATCTCTTAGAACGTCTGCTAACCGTGGCGCCGGGCGCGAGGGTGTCGACGCTGAAGGAGCTGAAGCAAGTGAGCATAATGAGAGAGCTAGACTTCGAGAAGGTGTTGAACAAGCAAATCAAGCCGGCGTTCACGCCGCCGAAGGATCATCTTAATTGCGATCCGACTTTCGAGCTCGAGGAGATGATCATCGAGACGAAGCCGTTGCACAAAAAGAAGAAACGCCTGGCGAAGCAGAG GTCCTTGAAAGTCGAGCACCCTCCGGAGGACTCCCTCGCGTTGGCGGAAGGCGCTGGACCGAGCATGGATCTCAGGAGATTAGCATTCATTCCGGAGTACCGTGCGTACAACAGAGAACGCGAGTTAGAGAGgcaggagagggagaggaaggaGAAACAGTGGGAGGAGGAACTGAACACTGCCATGCTGGGTGCTGAGGAGAGACTAAG AACGAAACAACAGCCGCAGCAGCGGACCGGAAACCGGTTAACCGTCTCGACAGCGAACGTCAAGACGCGGATAAGCTCGTCCCCTCGACAAGGCAGACGCGCGAGTACTGCGACATCCTCCGACATCGACTACATCGACGCCAGTCCCGAGCCCTCGACGTCCTAA